The following are encoded together in the Kwoniella europaea PYCC6329 chromosome 1, complete sequence genome:
- a CDS encoding ribosomal protein L7/L12: protein MSIPRTLLRSARASSSRLVLSRPLSTSRPFLSEAESSTSAAAAAPVSPKISPIVDQISSLTLLEVSELVSALKTKLNITEIALPAASAAPAASASAGTSGEPAEAAEEKPKEKTIFTVKLEKFDAAAKAKIIREVKAIMPNMNLVEAKKFVESVPQTLKENLPKEEAEKLQKALQDLGATVSLV from the exons ATGAGC ATCCCCCGAACCCTCCTTCGTTCCGCCCGAGCATCCTCCTCCCGACTCGTCCTCTCCCGTCCATTATCAACCTCGAGACCATTCCTTTCCGAAGCTGAATCTTCAACCTCTGCCGCTGCCGCTGCCCCTGTGTCACCAAAGATCTCACCTATCGTAGATCAGATCTCGAGTTTGACGTTGTTGGAGGTATCGGAGTTGGTTAGCGctctcaag ACCAAACTCAACATAACGGAAATCGCCCTCCCCGCCGCCTCAGCAGCCCcagcagcttcagcctcAGCGGGAACATCCGGAGAACCAGCCGAAGCTGCCGAGGAGAAACCAAAGGAGAAGACAATCTTCACTGTCAAACTTGAGAAATTCGATGCCGCTGCGAAAGCAAAGATCATTAGGGAGGTGAAGGCTATTATGCCTAATATGAACTtggtcgag GCCAAGAAATTCGTTGAATCCGTCCCTCAAACCCTCAAAGAGAACTTACcaaaagaagaagcagagaaaTTACAAAAGGCATTACAAGATCTCGGTGCTACCGTTTCTCTCGTATAG
- a CDS encoding ATP synthase subunit beta, mitochondrial codes for MTLVSRSAIRLSRRGGQQLRNARANAAFFNTAANQAQNVLPKFNASSSRVQVPAKSSINSARTYATPSNLQTGSIKTVIGAVVDVHFDSENLPPILNALDVQFAEGQEKPEGGRLVLEVAQHLGENTVRCIAMDGTGGLVRGQKVVDTGAPIKIPVGPATLGRIMNVIGQPIDQRGPIKGVKEAPIHADAPEFVDQSTQAEVLETGIKVVDLLAPYARGGKIGLFGGAGVGKTVLIQELINNIAKAHGGYSVFTGVGERTREGNDLYHEMRETGVINLEGDSKVALVFGQMNEPPGARARVALTGLTIAEYFRDEEGQDVLLFIDNIFRFTQAGSEVSALLGRIPSAVGYQPTLSTDMGGMQERITTTKKGSITSVQAVYVPADDLTDPAPATTFAHLDATTVLSRSIAELGIYPAVDPLDSKSRMLDPRVVGEKHYTIATRTQQILQSYKSLQDIIAILGMDELSEEDKLTVERARKIQRFMSQPFAVAQVFTGIEGRLVPLKETVAAFEEILDGKHDHISENSFYMVGGIEDVKAKHEKSLKEQGN; via the exons ATGACTCTCGTCTCAAGATCTGCTATCCGTCTCTCCAGACGAGGTGGTCAACAGCTCAGAAACGCCCGTGCCAACGCCGCTTTCTTCAACACAGCTGCCAACCAAGCTCAAAACGTTCTCCCAAAGTTCAACGCTTCCAGCTCTAGAGTTCAAGTCCCCGCCAAGTCTT CTATCAACTCTGCTAGAACCTACGCTACCCCTTCCAACCTCCAAACCGGTTCCATCAAGACCGTCATCGGTGCCGTCGTCGATGTCCACTTTGACTCTGAGAACCTCCCTCCTATCCTCAACGCCCTCGATGTCCAATTCGCTGAGGGTCAAGAGAAGCCCGAAGGTGGTCGACTCGTGCTCGAAGTCGCCCAACACTTGGGTGAGAACACCGTCAGATGTATTGCTATGGACGGTACTGGTGGTCTCGTTAGAGGTCAAAAGGTCGTCGACACTGGTGCTCCCATCAAGATCCCAGTCGGTCCTGCCACTCTTGG TCGAATCATGAACGTTATCGGTCAACCCATCGATCAACGAGGTCCTATCAAGGGTGTAAAGGAAGCTCCTATTCACGCCGATGCTCCTGAATTCGTTGACCAATCCACCCAAGCTGAAGTGCTTGAGACCGGTATCAAGGTCGTCGATCTCCTTGCCCCTTACGCCAGAGGTGGTAAGATTGGTCTTTTCGGTGGTGCCGGTGTCGGTAAGACTGTGCTCATTCAAGAGCTTATCAACAACATCGCCAAGGCCCATGGTGGTTACTCCGTATTCACCGGTGTCGGTGAACGAACTCGAGAGGGTAACGATTTGTACCACGAAATGAGAGAAACCGGTGTCATCAACCTTGAGGGTGACTCCAAGGTAGCTCTCGTGTTCGGTCAAATGAACGAACCCCCTGGAGCTCGAGCCCGAGTCGCTCTTACCGGTCTTACCATCGCTGAATACTTCCGAGACGAAGAGGGTCAAGATGTGTTGCTTTTCATTGACAACATTTTCCGATTCACCCAAGCCGGTTCCGAAGTATCTGCCTTGTTAGGTCGTATCCCTTCCGCTGTAGGATACCAACCTACCCTCTCTACCGATATGGGTGGTATGCAAGAGCGAattaccaccaccaagaAGGGATCTATCACTTCCGTGCAAGCCGTTTACGTGCCTGCCGATGATTTGACTGATCCTGCTCCTGCCACCACCTTCGCCCACTTGGACGCCACCACTGTGTTGTCTCGATCCATCGCCGAGTTGGGTATCTACCCCGCTGTCGACCCTCTCGATTCCAAATCCCGAATGTTGGACCCTCGAGTCGTCGGTGAGAAACACTACACCATCGCCACCCGAACTCAACAAATCCTCCAATCTTACAAATCTCTCCAAGATATCATTGCCATTTTGGGTATGGATGAATTgtcagaagaagacaagTTGACCGTCGAACGAGCCCGAAAAATCCAAAGATTCATGTCTCAACCTTTCGCCGTCGCTCAAGTTTTCACCGGTATCGAAGGTCGATTGGTACCCCTCAAGGAAACCGTTGCTGCCTTTGAGGAAATCCTCGACGGTAAACACGATCACATCTCTGAGAACTCCTTCTACA tGGTCGGTGgtatcgaagatgtcaaggCTAAGCACGAGAAGTCCCTTAAGGAACAAGGTAACTAA
- a CDS encoding glutamate-tRNA ligase has translation MPSVVIPLVQTPPFVLIALALIQGIPVGWDTESGETGQATYGEIKGAEEVRKELEKGIDGKEIPLPPLPTLLAANSTFQEVSGVLDALDDYLAYRTYFAGSKFGFGDAIIWGTIRGNTSAIGSIKKPGRPHLARWFNHVETLSVPQNALKAFQQARSEMDKGKKTKRLETVDVVLPNAVKGKVVVRFAPEPSGFLHIGHLKAAILNRFLADQYQGKFILRFDDTNPLKEEGEFEDAIKQDLEMIEIGFDKVVHTSDHFDKIQQFTEQLIRQGDAFMDDTDGETVKEQRRAEIPSKNRDASIEENLARFKEMLSGSEEGKKWSLRAKIDYKHKNGSMRDPVVYRYVEGSHHITGTQYKAYPMYDLACPIIDHLDGVTHALRANEYYARHEQYQWFLEKLGFPKIEIFDFSRVDFVYTVLSKRKLKYLVEKGVVGGWDDPRFPTVRGIRSRGMTVQGLKNYILGQGASQAQLSLEWDGIWTVNKKVIDPIAPRYWAIAEDKAVPVSIKGLEGGEKVEEKPLHKKNPEIGNKKVVYSDKLLVEQEDAVSFGDNEEITAMDWGNVFVSNKKTSTSGEVESLEFTLHLEGDFKKTSKKIHWLSAPSSSNQLVPVTLIEYDYLITKKKLEENDNLEDVINPKTEYRTKALASPEVASLKKWDIIQFERKGYYICQGTKDAEGRLEFGFIPDGRLQTISLKATPAAEKPKVAGASKGSWGKPGPTKTAAPAAATTGESKDDTKILLSNGSSGFKIPVKTGMFESDKI, from the exons ATGCCATCAGTAGTAATACCCCTCGTCCAAACACCTCCATTCGTCCTCATTGCATTGGCTCTGATCCAGGGTATTCCCGTAGGGTGGGATACCGAATCTGGAGAGACCGGCCAAGCGACTTATGGTGAGATCAAAGGTGCTGAGGAAGTTAGGAAGGAGTTGGAGAAAGGCatagatgggaaagag attcctctccctcctcttcccacaCTCCTCGCTGCCAATAGCACGTTCCAAGAAGTGTCCGGTGTCTTGGATGCTTTGGATGATTATCTCGCATACAG AACCTACTTTGCTGGATCCAAGTTCGGTTTTGGAGATGCTATCATTTGGGGTACCATCCGAG GAAACACATCTGCCATCGGATCAATCAAGAAACCCGGAAGACCCCATTTGGCAAGATGGTTCAACCATGTCGAGACACTCTCTGTCCCCCAGAATGCTCTCAAAGCATTTCAACAAGCTAGATCTGAGATGGacaaaggaaagaagaccAAAAGGTTGGAAACTGTCGATGTGGTTTTGCCTAACGCTGTTAAAGGAAAGGTTGTGGTTCGATTTG CCCCTGAACCATCGGGTTTCCTTCATATCGGTCACTTGAAAGCTGCCATCCTCAATCGATTCTTGGCAGATCAATACCAAGGGAAATTCATCCTTCGATTCGACGATACCAATCCACTCAAAGAGGAG ggtgaatttgaagatgCTATCAAACAGGATCTTGAAATGATTGAAATCGGCTTCGACAAGGTCGTTCACACTTCTGATCATTTCGATAAGATTCAACAATTCACTGAACAACTTATTAGACAAGGCGATGCCTTTATGGACGATACCGATGGTGAAACT GTGAAAGAACAACGACGAGCTGAGATTCCATCGAAGAACCGAGATGCCTCTATCGAAGAGAACCTGGCAAGATTCAAGGAGATGCTCTCTGGCTCGGAGGAAGGTAAAAAATGGTCGTTGAGAGCTAAGATCGACTACAAGCATAAGAACGGTTCGATGAGAGATCCCGTCGTTTACAGATACGTCGAAGGCTCTCATCACATTACTGG TACCCAATACAAGGCTTACCCCATGTATGATCTCGCTTGTCCTATCATTGACCACCTCGACGGTGTCACCCATGCCCTAAGAGCGAACGAGTACTACGCAAGACACGAACAGTATCAGTGGTTCTTGGAGAAACTTGGTTTCCCCAAGATTGAAATCTTCGATTTCAG TCGAGTCGATTTCGTCTACACTGTCTTGTCTAAACGAAAGCTCAAATACCTGGTCGAGAAAGGAGTTGTCGGCGGTTGGGATGATCCTAGATTCCCTACTGTAAGAG GTATTCGATCAAGAGGTATGACTGTCCAAGGTCTCAAGAACTACATCTTAGGTCAAGGTGCctctcaagctcaactctcattggaatgggatggaatcTGGACAGTCAACAAGAAGGTGATCGATCCCATCGCACCTCGATACTGGGCTATCGCAGAGGACAAGGCTGTTCCAGTTTCTATCaaagggttggaaggtggcgagaaggttgaagagaAACCTTTACACAAGAAGAACCCTGAGATTGGTAATAAAAAGGTTGTATACTCTGATAAGCTCTTGGTCGAGCAGGAGGACGCAGTTTCCTTTGGTGATaatgaagag ATCACAGCGATGGATTGGGGAAATGTCTTCGTATCCAACAAGAAGACATCCACTTCAGGCGAAGTAGAATCATTAGAATTCACTTTACACCTCGAAGGAGATTTCAAGAAGACTTCAAAGAAGATCCATTGGTTAtcagctccatcatcttccaatcaGCTCGTACCAGTCACTTTGATCGAGTATGATTACTTGATTACCAAGAAGAAGTTAGAAGAGAATGACAATCTTGAAGATGTCATTAACCCCAAGACGGAATATAGAACGAAAGCCCTTGCTTCTCCCGAAGTTGCCAGTTTGAAGAAATGggatatcatccaatttgaGAGAAAGGGTTATTATATCTGTCAAGGCACGAAGGATGCAGagggaagattggaattCGGTTTCATTCCTGA CGGCCGACTCCAAACGATCTCCCTCAAAGCTACCCCAGCAGCTGAGAAACCAAAAGTAGCAGGTGCATCTAAAGGATCATGGGGTAAACCAGGTCCCACAAAGACTGCTGCTCCCGCCGCCGCTACTACTGGTGAAAGTAAAGACGATACCAAGATCTTGCTTTCGAATGGATCAAGTGGATTCAAGATCCCTGTCAAGACTGGGATGTTTGAATCTGATAAGATCTAG